Proteins from one Vibrio pomeroyi genomic window:
- the yqfB gene encoding N(4)-acetylcytidine aminohydrolase — MTFFTRLERQILSGKKTATIRDKSESHYYPGQVVEAFTHEDERKICRLEIVDVEFEKLCRKHAKAENLPFVFMLKWLLRKIYPTESSLCFVSFKVVG, encoded by the coding sequence ATAACATTTTTTACTAGGTTAGAACGCCAGATTCTTTCTGGTAAAAAGACTGCAACGATTAGAGATAAATCTGAAAGCCATTATTACCCTGGACAGGTTGTTGAAGCATTTACTCACGAAGATGAGCGGAAAATCTGTAGACTAGAAATAGTTGATGTTGAGTTTGAAAAGCTCTGTAGAAAGCATGCCAAAGCGGAGAATTTACCATTTGTTTTTATGCTCAAATGGCTATTACGAAAGATATACCCAACGGAATCTAGTTTGTGTTTTGTCAGCTTTAAAGTTGTTGGGTAA
- a CDS encoding SH3 domain-containing protein, with translation MSQKQALDNLKIIRNDPLKEHREMMEALANPMKGMHGLTSSFQDPLKEHREMMEALANPMKDIHGLTSSFQDSLKEHREMMEALANPMKDMHGLTSSFQDPLKEHREMMEALADPMKDMHGLTSSFEDPLKEHREMMEALVNPMKNLHGLTSSFEDPLKEHREMMAALVDPMKELRAMTLSFPDPLKEHREMMEAIANPMKQFQATMANIIDPVNLFQQNSSLAILKQMAEVELFDAAMRSTKVTEATINEISSEILVSSANSESENLESLLNNILLEIKALKEPKLQHLIVSYIFPLILVMLSIILAPIADYHIKAYLQSDKRLRNKAVNQQVVSSAPDREILSTLRYVSADTLNVRAKSSIKSAILGYFHHGYVVSIIRKDKNWSLVEWIDQESGLQVTGWVNTRYLKRFR, from the coding sequence GTGAGTCAAAAGCAAGCTCTCGATAATCTCAAGATCATCAGAAATGATCCTCTAAAGGAACATCGAGAAATGATGGAAGCTTTGGCTAATCCAATGAAAGGTATGCATGGGCTAACATCATCATTCCAAGATCCTTTAAAAGAGCACCGTGAAATGATGGAAGCTTTGGCTAATCCAATGAAAGATATTCATGGGCTCACATCATCATTCCAAGATTCTTTAAAAGAGCACCGTGAAATGATGGAAGCTTTGGCTAATCCAATGAAAGATATGCATGGGCTCACATCATCATTCCAAGACCCTTTAAAAGAGCACCGTGAAATGATGGAAGCTTTGGCTGATCCAATGAAAGATATGCATGGGCTAACATCATCATTCGAAGACCCTTTAAAAGAGCACCGTGAAATGATGGAAGCTTTAGTTAACCCAATGAAAAATTTACATGGATTAACGTCATCATTCGAAGACCCTTTAAAAGAGCACCGAGAAATGATGGCTGCTTTAGTTGACCCAATGAAAGAGTTGCGTGCAATGACTCTATCATTTCCAGACCCTTTAAAAGAACATCGTGAAATGATGGAAGCTATTGCTAATCCAATGAAGCAATTCCAAGCAACAATGGCTAACATCATTGACCCTGTCAATTTGTTTCAACAGAATTCGTCCTTAGCTATATTGAAGCAGATGGCTGAGGTTGAGTTATTTGATGCAGCAATGCGGTCAACGAAAGTTACTGAAGCTACAATCAATGAGATATCTTCCGAAATACTGGTAAGTTCAGCTAACTCAGAATCTGAAAATTTAGAAAGCCTTCTCAATAATATCTTACTGGAAATTAAAGCATTAAAAGAACCTAAGCTACAACACCTTATTGTTAGCTATATTTTTCCGTTAATCCTAGTGATGTTAAGTATTATTTTGGCTCCTATAGCTGATTATCACATTAAGGCATATCTACAGTCAGATAAAAGGTTACGTAACAAAGCAGTGAATCAACAAGTAGTATCGTCAGCACCTGACCGTGAGATTCTAAGTACACTACGATATGTTTCCGCTGATACTTTAAATGTTCGTGCTAAGTCTTCTATTAAATCAGCGATCTTAGGGTATTTTCACCATGGTTATGTTGTAAGTATCATTCGTAAAGACAAAAATTGGTCTCTAGTTGAATGGATAGATCAAGAGTCGGGATTACAGGTTACAGGATGGGTGAACACTAGATACCTTAAGCGGTTTAGGTAA
- a CDS encoding GMP reductase gives MRIEQELKLGFKDVLFRPKRSTLKSRSQVELTRDFTFKHSGRQWSGTPVIAANMDSVASFEMAAALAEHGVMTAVHKHYTVEQWAEFAKTADKKTLNNVFVSTGTSEAEFEKTKQIMALSEDFVFICIDIANGYSEHLVEYVQKVRAEFPNKVISAGNVVTGDMVEELILAGADIVKVGIGPGSVCTTRVKTGVGYPQLSAIIECGDAAHGLGGMIIGDGGCSCAGDVSKAFGGGADFVMLGGMLAGHSESGGEVVEQDGKQYMKFYGMSSQSAMDKHSGGVAKYRAAEGKTVLLPFRGSVHNTISDILGGVRSTCTYVGAAKLKELTKRTTFIRVQEQENNVFGKE, from the coding sequence ATGCGTATCGAACAAGAACTTAAGTTAGGTTTCAAAGATGTACTCTTCCGTCCGAAGCGTTCTACCCTTAAAAGCCGTTCTCAAGTTGAATTAACCCGCGATTTTACATTCAAGCATAGCGGTCGTCAATGGTCTGGTACTCCAGTAATTGCAGCTAACATGGATTCGGTAGCAAGCTTTGAAATGGCAGCTGCTCTAGCAGAGCACGGTGTAATGACTGCAGTACACAAGCACTACACAGTAGAGCAGTGGGCTGAGTTCGCTAAAACAGCAGACAAGAAAACACTGAACAACGTATTTGTATCAACAGGTACATCTGAAGCTGAGTTTGAGAAGACTAAGCAAATCATGGCACTTAGCGAAGACTTCGTATTTATCTGTATTGATATCGCTAACGGCTACTCAGAGCACCTAGTTGAGTACGTACAAAAAGTACGTGCAGAATTCCCGAACAAAGTTATCTCTGCTGGTAACGTTGTAACAGGTGACATGGTTGAAGAGCTAATTCTAGCGGGCGCAGACATCGTTAAGGTTGGTATCGGCCCAGGTTCAGTTTGTACTACTCGTGTTAAAACAGGTGTAGGTTACCCTCAACTTTCAGCAATCATCGAGTGTGGCGACGCGGCACACGGCCTTGGCGGCATGATCATCGGTGACGGTGGCTGTTCATGTGCGGGTGACGTATCTAAAGCGTTCGGCGGCGGTGCTGACTTCGTAATGCTAGGCGGCATGCTAGCTGGTCACTCTGAGTCAGGCGGTGAAGTAGTAGAGCAAGACGGTAAGCAATACATGAAGTTCTACGGCATGTCTTCACAGTCGGCTATGGACAAGCACTCAGGTGGTGTTGCTAAGTACCGTGCTGCAGAAGGTAAAACTGTACTTCTTCCGTTCCGTGGCTCAGTTCACAACACAATTTCTGACATCCTTGGCGGTGTACGTTCAACTTGTACATACGTAGGCGCAGCAAAGCTTAAAGAGCTAACTAAGCGTACGACTTTCATCCGTGTACAAGAGCAAGAGAACAACGTATTCGGTAAAGAGTAA